A single genomic interval of Nonomuraea rubra harbors:
- a CDS encoding TetR/AcrR family transcriptional regulator, with protein sequence MTVPGRADARHNHARVLEAAREAFAEEGPSATLDTVARRAGVGAGTVYRRFPSKEALLAAVVNDRLDRLVDELAAPASGDPGAAFFAAFERAVSQVALNKALCESMSSATGISPGVRDRFLAALAPLLAGAQRSGAVRPDVTAADVTSLIAGCAAMEHAAATPGRSTAIVLDGLRTAVTKPNEIRCAECGTPIAPTATGRPARYCGNACRQRAHRRRHTPA encoded by the coding sequence ATGACCGTTCCCGGCCGGGCGGACGCCCGCCACAACCACGCCCGCGTCCTGGAGGCGGCGCGGGAGGCGTTCGCCGAGGAGGGCCCGTCGGCGACGCTCGACACCGTCGCGCGCCGGGCCGGCGTGGGCGCGGGCACCGTCTACCGGCGCTTCCCCAGCAAGGAGGCGCTGCTCGCGGCGGTGGTCAACGACCGGCTCGACCGGCTCGTGGACGAACTCGCCGCCCCGGCGTCAGGCGACCCGGGCGCGGCCTTCTTCGCCGCGTTCGAGCGCGCGGTGTCCCAGGTGGCGCTCAACAAGGCCCTCTGCGAGTCGATGAGCTCCGCCACCGGCATCTCCCCCGGCGTCCGCGACCGTTTCCTGGCCGCACTGGCTCCCCTGCTCGCCGGCGCCCAGCGGTCGGGAGCCGTCCGCCCCGACGTGACCGCAGCGGACGTGACCAGCCTGATCGCGGGCTGCGCCGCCATGGAGCACGCCGCCGCCACCCCGGGCCGGAGCACCGCCATCGTCCTGGACGGCCTGCGAACCGCCGTAACGAAACCTAACGAAATCAGGTGCGCGGAGTGCGGCACCCCCATCGCGCCCACCGCCACGGGCCGCCCCGCCCGCTACTGCGGCAACGCCTGCCGGCAACGCGCCCACCGCCGCCGCCACACCCCCGCCTGA
- a CDS encoding glycerol-3-phosphate dehydrogenase/oxidase, with product MTSGRNAARLGPAERAEALERMASQELDVVVVGGGVVGAGIALDAVTRGLDVGLVEARDFASGTSSRSSKLIHGGLRYLEQLNFELVREALQERALLLQRIAPHLVRPVPFLFPMTHYGWERPYVGAGVALYDTLGFATGLTRGVPGHRHLSRSRALRLAPALKKTAFTGAVQYWDAQVDDARYVMTMLRTAATYGAHVAPRAQVVGFLREGERVTGVRVRDLECGEDFEIRARQVVNATGVWTDDIQELVGGRGQIHVRASKGIHLVVPRDRIHSVTGIILRTEKSVLFVIPWGRHWIIGTTDTEWTLDKSHPAASRTDIDYLLDHVNAVLSVPLTRDDVEGVYAGLRPLLSGESDETSKLSREHVVAHPVPGLVMIAGGKYTTYRVMAKDAVDAVAHGLDQRVPRSCTDRIPLVGAEGYQALWNSRHRLAQESGLHVARIEHLLQRYGALIDEVLELIERDPSLARPLSGADDYLRAEIVYAATHEGARHLNDVLTRRTRISIETFHRGVAVAQEAAELLAEPLDWDGEQVKREVEYYTKRVEAERRSQEQDSDHEADAIRLGAPEIVPVVVPEHSP from the coding sequence ATGACGTCGGGAAGGAACGCGGCCCGGCTCGGGCCCGCGGAGCGGGCAGAGGCGCTGGAGCGCATGGCGTCCCAGGAGCTCGACGTGGTCGTGGTCGGCGGCGGCGTCGTCGGGGCCGGCATCGCGCTGGACGCGGTGACCCGCGGGCTCGACGTGGGCCTCGTGGAGGCGCGCGACTTCGCCTCGGGCACGTCCTCGCGCTCGTCCAAGCTGATCCACGGCGGCCTGCGCTACCTGGAGCAGCTCAACTTCGAGCTGGTGCGCGAGGCGCTGCAGGAGCGGGCGCTGCTGCTGCAGCGCATCGCGCCGCACCTGGTGCGGCCGGTGCCGTTCCTGTTCCCGATGACCCACTACGGGTGGGAGCGCCCGTACGTGGGCGCGGGCGTGGCGCTCTACGACACGCTGGGCTTCGCCACCGGGCTGACCCGCGGCGTGCCCGGGCACCGGCACCTGTCCAGGTCACGGGCGCTGCGGCTGGCGCCCGCGCTGAAGAAGACCGCCTTCACCGGCGCCGTCCAGTACTGGGACGCCCAGGTCGACGACGCCCGCTACGTGATGACCATGCTGCGCACCGCCGCCACGTACGGCGCGCACGTCGCGCCCAGGGCGCAGGTGGTGGGGTTCCTGCGGGAGGGCGAGCGGGTCACCGGCGTGCGGGTGCGAGACCTGGAGTGCGGCGAGGACTTCGAGATCCGCGCCCGGCAGGTGGTCAACGCCACCGGCGTCTGGACCGACGACATCCAGGAGCTGGTGGGCGGGCGCGGCCAGATCCACGTACGCGCCTCCAAGGGCATCCACCTCGTCGTCCCGCGCGACCGCATCCACTCGGTGACCGGCATCATCCTGCGTACGGAGAAGTCGGTGCTGTTCGTGATCCCCTGGGGCCGCCACTGGATCATCGGCACCACCGACACGGAGTGGACGCTCGACAAGAGCCACCCCGCCGCCTCCCGCACCGACATCGACTACCTGCTCGACCACGTCAACGCGGTGCTGTCGGTGCCGCTGACCCGCGACGACGTCGAGGGCGTGTACGCGGGGCTGCGGCCGCTGCTGTCGGGCGAGTCCGACGAGACGTCCAAGCTGTCCAGGGAGCACGTGGTCGCGCACCCCGTGCCGGGGCTGGTGATGATCGCCGGCGGGAAGTACACGACGTACCGGGTCATGGCGAAGGACGCGGTGGACGCCGTGGCGCACGGCCTGGACCAGCGGGTGCCGCGCTCGTGCACCGACCGCATCCCGCTCGTGGGCGCGGAGGGCTACCAGGCGCTGTGGAACTCCCGGCACCGCCTCGCCCAGGAGTCCGGGCTGCACGTGGCCAGGATCGAGCACCTGCTGCAGCGCTACGGCGCGCTGATCGACGAGGTGCTGGAGCTGATCGAGCGGGATCCGTCGCTGGCCCGGCCGCTGTCGGGGGCCGACGACTACCTGCGCGCCGAGATCGTCTACGCCGCCACCCACGAGGGCGCCAGGCACCTGAACGACGTGCTGACCCGGCGTACGCGCATCTCCATCGAGACCTTCCACCGCGGGGTGGCCGTGGCGCAGGAGGCCGCCGAGCTGCTGGCCGAGCCGCTCGACTGGGACGGCGAGCAGGTCAAGCGGGAGGTCGAGTACTACACGAAGCGGGTGGAGGCCGAGCGGCGCTCGCAGGAGCAGGACTCCGATCACGAGGCCGACGCGATCAGGCTCGGCGCGCCGGAGATCGTCCCCGTGGTCGTCCCCGAGCACTCGCCGTGA
- a CDS encoding class II fructose-bisphosphate aldolase yields MPLASIGDLVSQSPAGVGAFNVIQLEHATAIVAGAEALSLPVVLQISENCVRYHGALEPIALASLAVARKAEVPVAVHLDHATDRALVEEAVTLGLGSVMYDASALPDEENVAATAEVAAWCHERGVWVEAELGEVGGKDGVHAPGARTKPHEAVDYVARTGVDALAVAVGTSHAMTTKDAVLDLELIAELRAAVPVPLVLHGSSGVPDEVLREAVRQGMKKINIATHLNKAFTGAVRDYLAHDERVVDSRKYLKAGRDAVAREVSHLLGVLAG; encoded by the coding sequence ATGCCCCTCGCCTCCATCGGCGACCTCGTCAGCCAGTCGCCCGCCGGGGTGGGCGCGTTCAACGTGATCCAGCTGGAGCACGCCACCGCCATCGTGGCCGGCGCCGAGGCCCTGAGCCTGCCGGTCGTGCTGCAGATCAGCGAGAACTGCGTGCGCTACCACGGCGCGCTGGAGCCGATCGCGCTGGCCTCGCTCGCGGTCGCCAGGAAGGCGGAGGTGCCGGTCGCGGTCCACCTCGACCACGCCACCGACAGGGCGCTGGTCGAGGAGGCGGTGACGCTGGGCCTCGGCTCGGTGATGTACGACGCCTCGGCCCTGCCCGACGAGGAGAACGTCGCCGCCACGGCCGAGGTGGCCGCCTGGTGCCACGAGCGCGGCGTGTGGGTGGAGGCCGAGCTGGGCGAGGTCGGGGGCAAGGACGGCGTGCACGCGCCCGGCGCCCGCACCAAGCCGCACGAGGCGGTCGACTACGTGGCCAGGACCGGCGTGGACGCGCTGGCCGTGGCCGTGGGCACCTCGCACGCCATGACGACCAAGGACGCCGTGCTGGACCTGGAGCTGATCGCCGAGCTGCGCGCGGCCGTGCCGGTGCCGCTGGTGCTGCACGGCTCCTCCGGGGTGCCCGACGAGGTGCTGCGCGAGGCCGTACGGCAGGGCATGAAGAAGATCAACATCGCGACCCACCTGAACAAGGCGTTCACCGGCGCCGTGCGCGACTACCTGGCCCACGACGAGCGGGTGGTGGACTCGCGCAAGTACCTCAAGGCCGGCCGCGACGCGGTGGCCCGCGAGGTCAGCCACCTCCTGGGCGTACTCGCGGGCTGA
- a CDS encoding DeoR/GlpR family DNA-binding transcription regulator: MSRYDRWNAILELLAQEGRLSVEEAAQALDVSTATIRRDFDQLAQQQMLMRTRGGAVAQSVSYDLPLRYKTARHADEKHRIALAAAELVTPGAVIGLNGGTTTSELARTLATVPALEAGFTIVTNALNIAAELTVRQHVKIVVTGGVARQQSYELIGPLAGGVLEQVTLDVAFLGVDGLEVELGASAHHEGEASVNHLLISRAAQVVVVADSSKIGKRAFSRICPIGQIDTLVTDAQLPDRLAGQLTDAGVKVVRA, translated from the coding sequence GTGTCCCGCTATGACCGCTGGAACGCCATCCTCGAGCTGCTGGCGCAGGAGGGCAGGCTGTCGGTGGAGGAGGCGGCCCAGGCGCTCGACGTCTCCACGGCGACGATCAGGCGGGACTTCGACCAGCTCGCCCAGCAGCAGATGCTCATGCGGACGCGGGGCGGGGCGGTGGCGCAGAGCGTCAGCTACGACCTGCCGCTGCGGTACAAGACGGCCAGGCACGCCGACGAGAAGCACCGCATCGCCCTGGCGGCGGCCGAGCTGGTGACACCCGGCGCCGTGATCGGGCTCAACGGCGGGACCACGACGTCCGAGCTGGCCCGCACGCTCGCGACGGTGCCGGCGCTGGAGGCCGGGTTCACGATCGTCACCAACGCGCTGAACATCGCGGCCGAGCTGACCGTCCGGCAGCACGTCAAGATCGTGGTCACGGGCGGGGTGGCCAGGCAGCAGTCGTACGAGCTGATCGGGCCGCTGGCCGGCGGCGTGCTGGAGCAGGTGACCCTGGACGTGGCGTTCCTGGGCGTCGATGGGCTGGAGGTCGAGCTGGGGGCCTCGGCCCACCACGAGGGCGAGGCCAGCGTGAACCACCTGCTGATCAGCAGGGCGGCGCAGGTCGTGGTGGTGGCCGACTCCTCCAAGATCGGCAAGCGGGCGTTCTCCAGGATCTGCCCCATCGGCCAGATCGACACGCTGGTCACCGACGCCCAGCTCCCCGACCGGCTGGCGGGACAGCTCACGGACGCGGGCGTGAAGGTCGTACGTGCCTGA
- a CDS encoding GNAT family N-acetyltransferase, which produces MRLADEGDRAAVERLVQDAYTPWIEVIGMRPLPLEADYAALIAARRVHVTDRLDRLDGLIVLVPEDGVLLVENVAVRPELHGRGIGRGLMDYAEQEARRLGLPALRLYTNVRMAANIALYESLGYAETGREGIEGRSAVLMRKQLDLP; this is translated from the coding sequence ATGAGGCTCGCAGACGAGGGCGACAGGGCCGCCGTGGAGCGGCTCGTCCAGGACGCCTACACGCCGTGGATCGAGGTCATCGGCATGCGGCCGCTGCCGCTGGAGGCCGACTACGCCGCGCTCATCGCCGCGCGCCGGGTGCACGTCACCGACCGGCTCGACCGGCTCGACGGGCTCATCGTGCTCGTTCCCGAGGACGGCGTGCTGCTGGTGGAGAACGTCGCGGTCCGGCCCGAGCTGCACGGCAGGGGCATCGGGCGCGGCCTCATGGACTACGCCGAACAGGAGGCGCGGCGGCTGGGGCTGCCCGCGCTGCGCCTCTACACCAACGTCAGGATGGCCGCCAACATCGCGCTGTACGAGTCGCTCGGCTACGCCGAGACCGGCCGCGAGGGCATCGAGGGCCGCTCGGCCGTGCTGATGCGCAAGCAGCTCGACCTGCCCTGA
- a CDS encoding S8 family peptidase, protein MRPRTPLLALLVSALALLAAPLPVSAATAAPDGTYIVQLNPAMRAPRGAAQDQVADLGGQLVGVYEHAFKGYTARLSATAAEQLKRNPNVISVEPDAEVHAFVQTVPTGVRRIFGPSNPNLDIDGTDDVRIDADVAVVDSGVDNTHPDLNVVARANCLTGVCVNNSGTDDNGHGSHVAGTVGALDNTIGPVGVAPGARIHGVKVLNAAGSGTLSGIAAGINWVVARASTIEVINLSLGCNGCTSSAISTAITNAVNAGIVVVVAAGNSHTNTSSFFPANHPDVVTVSALTDNDGLPGGSGGSTLSCRSETDQDDTSAFYSNYGATVEITAPGTCIYSTYRAGGYATISGTSMASPHVAGAAALLTSGTHKPTTRAGSLAVRSTLISTGNSNWTDDSGDGVKEPLLDIHDATRYPPA, encoded by the coding sequence ATGCGACCACGCACCCCCCTGCTCGCATTGCTCGTCAGCGCACTGGCGTTACTCGCCGCGCCCCTGCCCGTCTCAGCAGCGACCGCCGCCCCGGACGGCACGTACATCGTCCAGCTCAACCCCGCCATGCGCGCGCCCCGCGGCGCCGCCCAGGACCAGGTGGCCGACCTCGGCGGCCAGCTCGTCGGCGTGTACGAGCACGCGTTCAAGGGCTACACCGCCCGCCTGAGCGCGACCGCCGCCGAGCAGCTCAAGCGCAACCCGAACGTCATCAGCGTGGAGCCCGACGCCGAAGTGCACGCCTTCGTCCAGACCGTGCCCACGGGCGTCAGGCGCATCTTCGGCCCGAGCAACCCGAACCTGGACATCGACGGCACCGACGACGTCCGCATCGACGCCGACGTCGCCGTGGTCGACAGCGGCGTGGACAACACCCACCCCGACCTGAACGTCGTCGCCCGCGCCAACTGCCTGACCGGCGTCTGCGTCAACAACTCCGGCACCGACGACAACGGCCACGGCTCGCACGTCGCGGGCACCGTCGGCGCCCTCGACAACACCATCGGCCCGGTGGGCGTCGCGCCCGGCGCCCGCATCCACGGCGTGAAGGTGCTCAACGCGGCCGGCTCCGGCACCCTGTCCGGCATCGCCGCCGGCATCAACTGGGTGGTGGCGCGCGCCTCCACCATCGAGGTCATCAACCTCAGCCTCGGCTGCAACGGCTGCACCAGCAGCGCGATCAGCACGGCGATCACGAACGCGGTCAACGCCGGCATCGTGGTCGTGGTGGCCGCGGGCAACAGCCACACGAACACCTCCTCGTTCTTCCCGGCCAACCACCCCGACGTGGTCACCGTCTCCGCGCTGACCGACAACGACGGTTTGCCCGGCGGTTCAGGGGGCAGCACGCTCTCGTGCCGCAGCGAGACCGACCAGGACGACACCTCGGCGTTCTACTCCAACTACGGCGCCACGGTGGAGATCACGGCGCCGGGCACGTGCATCTACTCGACCTACCGCGCCGGCGGCTACGCCACGATCAGCGGCACCTCGATGGCCAGCCCGCACGTGGCGGGCGCGGCCGCGCTGCTCACCTCGGGCACCCACAAGCCGACGACCAGGGCGGGCTCCCTGGCCGTGCGCAGCACGCTGATCTCGACCGGCAACAGCAACTGGACCGACGACTCGGGCGACGGCGTCAAGGAGCCGCTGCTCGACATCCACGACGCCACGCGGTACCCGCCCGCGTGA
- the nagA gene encoding N-acetylglucosamine-6-phosphate deacetylase translates to MSLTLADARIVTPEGVHEGWLTIEDGRITHVGHGSAPGPGLSVGGRHVVPGFVDVHNHGGAGGSFPTGDLEQAREAVALHRRHGTTTTMASLVTDTIEGLTRAAAALAELCDEGLVAGIHFEGPYIARSRCGAHDPTRLREPSPQEFAGLVKAGRGHVRMLTIAPELPGALDTIRMAVAEGVLAAIGHSEAGYEQTIEGIEAGATVATHLYNAMPPLGHRAPGPVAALLDDERVTVELVNDGVHVHPAMLRLAYEVAGPGRTALITDAMSATGLGDGDYVLGSMAVRVDDGVARLVEGGSIAGSTLTMDVAFRRAVQELGMSLPDAVQVASLTPARLLGLAGRIGSIAVGKAADLLVLSDSLDVDGVLKDGVWITEP, encoded by the coding sequence ATGAGCCTTACTCTTGCCGACGCCAGGATCGTGACGCCCGAGGGCGTGCACGAGGGGTGGCTGACCATCGAAGACGGCCGCATCACGCACGTCGGCCACGGATCCGCCCCGGGTCCCGGCCTCAGCGTGGGCGGCCGGCACGTCGTGCCGGGGTTCGTGGACGTGCACAACCACGGCGGCGCCGGCGGCTCCTTCCCCACCGGCGACCTGGAGCAGGCGCGCGAGGCCGTGGCGCTGCACCGCCGCCACGGCACCACCACCACGATGGCCAGCCTGGTCACCGACACGATCGAGGGCCTGACCAGGGCGGCGGCGGCACTGGCCGAGCTGTGCGACGAGGGGCTGGTGGCGGGCATCCACTTCGAGGGCCCGTACATCGCCAGGTCCCGCTGCGGCGCGCACGACCCGACGCGGCTGCGCGAGCCCTCGCCGCAGGAGTTCGCGGGGCTGGTGAAGGCGGGGCGCGGGCACGTACGCATGCTGACCATCGCGCCCGAGCTCCCGGGCGCGCTCGACACGATCAGGATGGCCGTCGCGGAAGGCGTGCTCGCCGCCATCGGCCACAGCGAGGCCGGCTACGAGCAGACCATCGAGGGCATCGAGGCGGGCGCCACCGTGGCGACCCACCTCTACAACGCGATGCCGCCGCTCGGCCACCGCGCGCCGGGGCCCGTGGCGGCGCTGCTCGACGACGAGCGGGTGACGGTCGAGCTGGTCAACGACGGGGTGCACGTGCACCCGGCCATGCTGCGCCTGGCGTACGAGGTGGCGGGGCCCGGCAGGACGGCGCTGATCACCGACGCGATGTCGGCCACCGGCCTGGGCGACGGCGACTACGTGCTCGGCTCCATGGCGGTGCGCGTGGACGACGGCGTGGCCCGGCTGGTCGAGGGCGGCTCGATCGCGGGCTCCACGCTGACGATGGACGTGGCGTTCCGGCGCGCCGTCCAGGAGCTGGGCATGTCGCTGCCCGACGCCGTCCAGGTGGCCTCGCTGACGCCCGCGCGACTGCTCGGCCTGGCCGGCAGGATCGGCTCGATCGCCGTGGGCAAGGCGGCCGACCTGCTGGTGCTCTCCGATTCCCTGGACGTGGACGGCGTGCTGAAGGACGGCGTCTGGATCACGGAGCCTTAA
- a CDS encoding SIS domain-containing protein has translation MTTHTEAEIASQPSCWRRAVANIPADALPRRGERVAVVGCGTSWFIAMAYAVLRERAGHGETDAFAASEFPQGRRYDRVLALSRSGTTTEVLDLLARTSDRSVAITADPDTPIMTAADDVVVLDYADEKSVVQTRFATTQLAMLRASLGEDLTQAIADAEEAVAAPLPDALVRAEQFSFLGTGWSVGLAQEAALKMREASRSWTEAYPAMEYRHGPISIAAPGRVTWMLGTAPEGLRAQVEETGGTFFETSLDPMAELIRAQRVAVARAFAQGLSPDEPMHLTRSVILSS, from the coding sequence GTGACCACCCACACCGAGGCCGAGATCGCGTCCCAGCCGTCCTGCTGGCGCCGCGCCGTCGCGAACATCCCCGCCGACGCGCTGCCGCGCCGGGGCGAGCGGGTCGCCGTCGTCGGCTGCGGTACGTCGTGGTTCATCGCGATGGCGTACGCAGTGCTGCGCGAGCGGGCCGGGCACGGCGAGACCGACGCGTTCGCCGCCTCCGAGTTCCCGCAGGGCCGCCGCTACGACCGCGTCCTGGCGCTGTCGCGCTCGGGCACCACGACCGAGGTCCTCGACCTGCTGGCCAGGACGAGCGACAGGAGCGTCGCCATCACCGCCGACCCGGACACGCCGATCATGACGGCCGCGGACGACGTCGTCGTGCTCGACTACGCCGACGAGAAGTCGGTCGTGCAGACCAGGTTCGCCACGACGCAGCTCGCCATGCTCCGCGCCTCCCTGGGCGAGGACCTCACCCAGGCGATCGCCGACGCCGAGGAGGCCGTGGCCGCGCCGCTGCCCGACGCGCTGGTGCGGGCCGAGCAGTTCAGCTTCCTGGGCACCGGCTGGTCGGTCGGCCTGGCGCAGGAGGCGGCGCTGAAGATGCGCGAGGCGTCCCGCTCCTGGACGGAGGCCTACCCGGCGATGGAGTACCGGCACGGCCCGATCAGCATCGCCGCCCCCGGCCGGGTGACCTGGATGCTCGGCACCGCCCCGGAAGGGCTGCGCGCCCAGGTCGAGGAGACCGGCGGCACGTTCTTCGAGACCTCGCTCGACCCCATGGCCGAGCTGATCCGGGCCCAGCGGGTCGCCGTGGCACGGGCCTTCGCCCAGGGGCTGAGCCCCGACGAGCCCATGCACCTCACGCGATCTGTGATCCTTTCTTCATGA
- a CDS encoding 1-phosphofructokinase family hexose kinase — MIITVTLNLALDVTYQVPGVDWDGVNRVSAVHRRAGGKGVNVARVLAALGRDVLVTGLAGGPTGRAVEADLHAAGLPAALYGIAGDSRATLAVTDPDHTALFNEPGPEVTAGELAGFVRHYETLLAGADAVVLSGSLPRGLPADTYATLAAIAADRGVPSIVDADGDPLRHAPKGRPSILKPNADELARAVPGGTPAEGARALLGQGAGAVVVSMGADGLMAVTGEGTFAARMPYTVRGNPTGAGDSLVAGLALGLVEPDPWPDRLRRAAALGAAAVARPVAGEFDPDVYADIHPQIIIT, encoded by the coding sequence TTGATCATCACGGTGACGCTCAACCTCGCCCTCGACGTGACGTACCAGGTGCCCGGCGTCGACTGGGACGGGGTCAACCGGGTCAGCGCGGTGCACAGGCGCGCCGGCGGCAAGGGCGTCAACGTGGCCAGGGTGCTGGCCGCGCTCGGCCGGGACGTGCTGGTCACGGGCCTGGCCGGCGGGCCGACCGGCCGCGCGGTCGAGGCCGACCTGCACGCGGCGGGGCTGCCCGCCGCCCTGTACGGCATCGCCGGCGACTCCCGCGCCACCCTCGCCGTCACCGACCCCGACCACACCGCCCTGTTCAACGAGCCGGGCCCCGAGGTCACGGCCGGCGAGCTGGCCGGTTTCGTCCGGCACTACGAGACCCTCCTGGCCGGAGCCGACGCGGTGGTGCTGTCCGGGAGCCTGCCGCGCGGCCTGCCCGCCGACACCTACGCCACCCTGGCGGCCATCGCGGCCGACCGGGGCGTGCCGTCCATCGTGGACGCCGACGGCGACCCCCTGCGCCACGCGCCCAAGGGCCGCCCCTCGATCCTCAAGCCCAACGCGGACGAGCTGGCCAGGGCCGTGCCCGGCGGCACCCCGGCCGAGGGCGCGCGGGCGCTGCTCGGCCAGGGCGCCGGGGCCGTGGTGGTGTCCATGGGCGCCGACGGGCTGATGGCCGTCACCGGGGAGGGCACGTTCGCGGCGCGGATGCCGTACACCGTGCGGGGCAACCCGACCGGCGCCGGCGACTCGCTGGTCGCGGGGCTGGCGCTGGGCCTGGTCGAGCCGGATCCGTGGCCCGACAGGCTCAGGCGCGCGGCCGCGCTCGGCGCGGCGGCGGTGGCCAGGCCCGTGGCAGGCGAGTTCGACCCCGACGTGTACGCCGACATCCACCCCCAGATCATCATCACGTAA
- a CDS encoding nuclear transport factor 2 family protein has translation MHPSAREVAERFLAVTAGGDLAALADFFSEDSVIEIPFTPGGVPFRFEGREGHRARFERAGAVLRQDRLENVVLHETTDPEVVIAEYDLHGHVLSSGQPFASTYVMVMRIRDGLIVHSRDYADPRRAAGYQDELAAS, from the coding sequence ATGCATCCGTCCGCCCGTGAAGTGGCCGAGCGTTTCCTGGCCGTCACCGCAGGAGGCGACCTCGCCGCGCTGGCCGACTTCTTCTCGGAGGACTCGGTGATCGAGATCCCGTTCACGCCCGGCGGCGTGCCCTTCAGGTTCGAGGGGAGGGAGGGGCACCGGGCCAGGTTCGAGCGGGCGGGGGCGGTGCTGCGGCAGGACCGGCTGGAGAACGTGGTGCTGCACGAGACCACCGACCCGGAGGTGGTCATCGCCGAGTACGACCTGCACGGCCACGTCCTGTCGTCCGGGCAGCCGTTCGCGAGCACGTACGTGATGGTGATGAGGATCAGGGACGGCCTCATCGTGCACTCGCGCGACTACGCCGACCCGCGGCGCGCGGCCGGCTACCAGGACGAGCTCGCGGCCTCCTGA
- a CDS encoding phosphotransferase family protein, which yields MADLRHTHELTYEEDRVVKRYLDSKPGAAEREWRALRLLAEHAPGLAPEPIAFEGGAVTMSRIPGVPLRGLFARDRHMSAMAAALAELHAAVPGDVLRGLPVRPWQREALVDWVRERCAAWQPREPLADRAVTEGLRWLESWSPGEAGVREAFGAGDGNLANFLWDGTRVRIVDFEDSGRSDVAFEVAELAEHVSMWVDGEVEIAHRFELSPQEERRTRECRKVHALVWFFLLSHEHPRNPPGTFQRQVERVLATLGA from the coding sequence ATGGCTGATCTTCGGCACACGCACGAGCTGACGTACGAGGAGGACCGCGTCGTCAAGCGCTACCTGGACAGCAAGCCGGGCGCGGCCGAGCGCGAGTGGCGGGCGCTGAGGCTGCTGGCCGAGCACGCGCCGGGGCTCGCGCCCGAGCCGATCGCCTTCGAGGGCGGCGCGGTGACGATGTCGAGGATCCCCGGGGTGCCGCTGCGCGGGCTGTTCGCGCGGGACAGGCACATGTCGGCCATGGCGGCGGCGCTGGCGGAGCTGCACGCCGCCGTGCCCGGCGACGTGCTGCGCGGCCTGCCCGTACGCCCCTGGCAGCGCGAGGCGCTGGTCGACTGGGTCAGGGAGCGCTGCGCCGCCTGGCAGCCCAGGGAGCCGCTGGCCGACCGGGCCGTCACGGAGGGGCTGCGCTGGCTGGAGAGCTGGTCGCCGGGCGAGGCCGGGGTCAGGGAGGCGTTCGGCGCGGGCGACGGGAACCTGGCCAACTTCCTGTGGGACGGCACGCGCGTCCGCATCGTCGACTTCGAGGACTCCGGGCGCAGCGACGTCGCGTTCGAGGTGGCCGAGCTGGCCGAGCACGTGTCGATGTGGGTGGACGGGGAGGTGGAGATCGCGCACCGGTTCGAGCTGAGCCCGCAGGAGGAGCGGCGGACCAGGGAATGCCGCAAGGTGCACGCGCTCGTCTGGTTCTTCCTGCTGTCGCACGAGCACCCGCGCAACCCGCCCGGGACCTTCCAGCGGCAGGTCGAGCGGGTGCTGGCAACATTGGGCGCATGA